The following is a genomic window from Chloroflexota bacterium.
CAGAGGCGGTTTTGGAGCGGATTCGCGGCTTCCCGGGCGTGGGCGAGGCGGTGCCTATCCCTCAGACTGAGAACGGGGCCGGATATCTCATCGAAGTTCCCTTCAGCGGGGATGATCAGGCTGTGGCCGGGCTGTTGGCCCATCTCGTCGCCGGCGGCATCCCGGTCGTCTCCTTCCAGGAGACCGGGACGGACCTGGAGGAGGTCTTCCTGCGCCTGACCAAAGGGGAGGTCGCCTAGCGTGGTCGCATGTGGTAAAAGCGACCTGTCGGGTCGCCTTATCCGCTCCACGAGCGGTTGCACCGGAAGGGGGATACGGAGGGAAAGCCCCTCCGCGGAAAGACCCTCTTTCTCGCCTGGTACCTGCCTGATTGGGGCTTTGTCCGGTGGCCTTTGGCCCAGAGGGCAGGCGAGGGGCTGGGCATAGAGTTCTTCTGATGCCAATGGGAGGATCATGCGTTTGAGTCCATCTCGCGGAATCGGGCTGAGCTTGCGCTGGAATCCCGTGATCATCAAGGAGCTGCGCGCTCGTATGCGGGGGGCGCGGGCGTTCGTGATCCTGACGGGGTTCCTGTTGCTCCTGGGGCTGTTCTTATATGGCCTCTATCAGGCGTTGGTCTCCGGCCAGCGTTACTGGGGCGGTGGGGCGCCATTGGGGGCCATGATCGGCCGCTCCCTGTTCATCAGCCTGGCGCTCTTTGAGCTGTTCGTGGTGTGCTTCATCACGCCCGCGCTGACGTCCGGGGCCATCAGCGGTGAGAGGGAACGCAAAACGCTGGATATCTTGCTGGTGACGCCGCTTTCCCCCTGGAGCATCCTGTGGGGTAAGCTGGTGGCCAGCCTCAGCTATGTTCTCCTGCTGATCCTGGCCGCGGTGCCCATGGCCAGCCTGATCTTTCTGTTCGGCGGGGTCACCCTGGCCGACATGCTGCGGGCGCTGGCCATCTTGCTCCTGTGCGCCCTGACCTTCGGCGTGCTTGGGCTGTTCTTCTCCGTCTGGCTGAGGCGGAGCGGCCGGGCGATGGTCGCCAGCTATGTGATCTTGCTCCTCCTGGCCGTAGGGGTGTACTTTCTTTACGGGGTGATCGGCGTGGTGCGGCAGAGCGAGCCGCCGCGCGTGATTCTGCTCCCCAGCCCGGTTGCAGCGATGGCCTCGGCGCTGGGGGAGTATGTGGATCCCGGGTCGTTTAGATCGAGCGGGGGCGCCCTCCTGCCCCTGGTGCGTGCCCTCAGCGGGCGCTTCGACGGCGCCCCCGGTGATCGCTCGGTGTTGATACGCCCGTTATGGCATTACACGGCCGGGATCTATCTCGTCGCGTCGCTGGCGCTCTTCCTCGCCAGCGTCTGGCTGCTTCAGCCGATCCGGCGTCGGCATCTGCGCCCGGTCGAGATCGTCGGGCTGGCCGTCCTGGTCGTGGCGCTGATCGCTGTGGGCTATGGGGTGTACGGTCCCCCCAGCTACGAACGCTTCGGCGTCCTCTCCAGGCCGCGCCCAACGCCAGCGCCCCCGCCGATGCGGGCGATGCCGCCTCCCCCGGTTGTTGTGGAGAAGGTCATCGCCGTCACGCCTCCTATCGTAAAAGAGGGGGCCGCGGAGGAGATCCAGCTCCCTCCGGGCAGGAGCCCGGAGCAGCTGGGGAAGGTTTATGCGGCGGTGGTCCAGAGCCTGATCGCGGCTGGGGAGGATCGCCCAGAAAGCCTCTCCATCTACGATACGACGGGCCTGGGTCCCCTGTCCGACCCGCTGCTGGATGGGAGCGAGCCGAGGCGATTGCCCTCGACGACGTTGGATGTCCTGTCCGCCCGGGTGGAGGAGCGAACGGGGATCCCGGTCGCCGTGGTGCACCACGAGGAGGGCGAGCCTGTGGAATGGGCAGGGGGCGAAGGCGAGATGCGGATTGGGTTCGGTGCGCCGACCTGGTTCGACGACGGCCGGGTGCGGGTGCCGGTCGTTTCCGTCACGTCCTCCGGCGCGGAGGAGGCCCGCATCTGTGTGCTGACCGAGGAGGAGGAGGATTGGGTGGTGGCCGAGTGTGGCATGCTCGTGCGGGAGGAGAAGCCCGATGAGGGGCAACAAGGCCAGTGATCCTCTGATCCCGTATCTGCGCGTCATCGGGCGGCGACTGCGCGTGCGTGATGGCGTCTGGTGGCTGGCGCGCTCGGCGTGGGCGCCGCTGGCGTACGCGGCCGCGGTGTTGCTGCTCAGCCGGGTGGTCCCCTGGCCGCGTTATCGCCTGTGGGCGTGGCTGCTCGTGGCGCTGTGGCCGATCCTGGTCTCGCTGTATGCGGCCTTGCGCCCTCAGCGCCCGATCGATGTGGCGCGTCGCGCCGACGCGATCCTGGGGCTGAAGGATCGCCTCTCGACGGCGCTGGAGCTGAGCGGCGACGGCGCCGGGTTCGACCCTGACCTGGTGGCGCGCCAGCGATCGGACGCGCTGGCGGCGGCGCGAGCGATCCGGCCCGGGCGAGATCTGCCCCTCCGATGGCCCTCCCGGTGGCTGGCCGGGGCCGCGGCGTTGTTGGCGGGCGTGCTCGTCCTCACCTTCGTGCCGAACCCGATGGATGCGGTGTTGGAGGAACGCGCCCGGGTCGCTCAGGCGGCGGCTCAGGAGGCCGATCGGCTGGAGCGGCTGGCGGAAGATGTGGAGGCTGCGGAGGCTCTGGACGAGGCCGAGAAGGAGGCGTTGCTGGAGCGCCTGCGAGAGCTGGCCGCCGAGCTGCGGGATAACCGCGGGGACATGGAGGAGGCGCTGGCGGATCTGGCGGAGTTCCGGGCGCAGTTGCGAGAGCGGATCGATCCCCAATTCGCCGCTCGCCGGG
Proteins encoded in this region:
- a CDS encoding ABC transporter permease, which codes for MSPSRGIGLSLRWNPVIIKELRARMRGARAFVILTGFLLLLGLFLYGLYQALVSGQRYWGGGAPLGAMIGRSLFISLALFELFVVCFITPALTSGAISGERERKTLDILLVTPLSPWSILWGKLVASLSYVLLLILAAVPMASLIFLFGGVTLADMLRALAILLLCALTFGVLGLFFSVWLRRSGRAMVASYVILLLLAVGVYFLYGVIGVVRQSEPPRVILLPSPVAAMASALGEYVDPGSFRSSGGALLPLVRALSGRFDGAPGDRSVLIRPLWHYTAGIYLVASLALFLASVWLLQPIRRRHLRPVEIVGLAVLVVALIAVGYGVYGPPSYERFGVLSRPRPTPAPPPMRAMPPPPVVVEKVIAVTPPIVKEGAAEEIQLPPGRSPEQLGKVYAAVVQSLIAAGEDRPESLSIYDTTGLGPLSDPLLDGSEPRRLPSTTLDVLSARVEERTGIPVAVVHHEEGEPVEWAGGEGEMRIGFGAPTWFDDGRVRVPVVSVTSSGAEEARICVLTEEEEDWVVAECGMLVREEKPDEGQQGQ